A genomic region of Catalinimonas niigatensis contains the following coding sequences:
- a CDS encoding GAF domain-containing protein, whose translation MAEELHIGLELNKEQKYIQLLPQIQSLTEGEHNQVANLANISAALMQTFGFWWVGFYLVEGDELVLGPFQGPIACTRIQYGKGVCGTAFAQKKTVLVPDVDQFPGHIACSSASRSEIVVPVIKNEQVLMVIDVDSAKLNDFDAIDQLYLEKLAEMIARKA comes from the coding sequence ATGGCAGAAGAACTACATATTGGACTGGAGTTAAACAAAGAACAAAAGTACATACAATTACTCCCTCAGATTCAGTCGCTAACGGAGGGAGAGCATAATCAGGTGGCTAATCTTGCCAATATTTCAGCAGCGTTAATGCAGACCTTTGGGTTTTGGTGGGTAGGTTTTTATCTGGTAGAGGGAGATGAACTTGTTCTCGGTCCATTTCAGGGACCTATTGCCTGCACCAGAATTCAATACGGCAAGGGAGTTTGTGGTACCGCTTTCGCTCAGAAGAAAACGGTCCTGGTACCCGATGTAGATCAGTTTCCCGGACATATTGCATGTAGCTCAGCTTCTCGTTCTGAAATCGTAGTGCCTGTTATCAAAAATGAGCAGGTACTTATGGTCATTGATGTTGATAGTGCCAAGCTCAATGACTTTGACGCCATTGATCAGTTGTATCTGGAAAAATTGGCAGAAATGATTGCCAGAAAGGCTTAA
- a CDS encoding AAA domain-containing protein encodes MHKILQSYLRRLTNITSNNRSLYLPRLVAKQFVDVHKFDFLNNFSSYKIIEWLIAGGAHDLEGVSGKKLPLCAVLDSRDEQNNKMSQQLKKLSRTEKFIFEEQGSKDLFIGWPFVKGKFSDGTIVRCPLMFFPVNLEQHQTNEYGLQWVLSIRDEVNVSLNKTFLLAYAYYNQLPFDESLSEKGFDDFDTDSRIFRTSLYQLFKESKFILNFNQEIFVDKLHPFQDVSKDELNQSEKEGELKLYPEAVLGIFPQAGSYLVPDYLKLIENQFLPDIEDFFAKRASTEKIVYSSLEGLSVELKEKLSKDYIDYASRIKEEQIFCPFPMDAFQEKAIRTVKRGSSLVVQGPPGTGKSQMITNLIGDYIAQGKRVLVVCQKKAALDVVYRRLKEKDVHPFIALVHDFKNDRKDIYAQLSKQIESLYDYQHKNNSLDTIYLERNFLQYSRRIEQICDELDEFKKALFDESEAGISIKELYLTSDINKPSVNMRQEYRNFFIPEMHAFLKKLRTYIAYSNQFEKENYLLYDRKPFIEYTVEDLKKIREIVHDIPVFKQRIEKDTLNILKTEVDFVSCENLQQHSENISSFTQLLQEEKSYTYFTHMVPNIDKDADPLWLSNIERIVMECYQGHGPEVNLSSDELGKCQRIIAQAEEARNGVFSWVWWKYFSKDKAYVEDILKQNELTTDKEGFRTIAEKIDARLNLEHNLTKLREKKWIMDIPEKESSDQYNKSVVEAWFNHQENALHATLIFRSLRNFNEYFNIKNISYQDLILRTEALVQVLNKIAPQIKYWESYLSPGQVSKLITQEHSEAFLRVLDRDFDALCDFDTLNHRLEPYEKAVINHLLEEAEDRSEEGIIAFFQNSIRLAWIDHLEMKFPQLRIVSSRQMADLEEELQQCIEEKLKVSQEILHMKLREKTYYDVEYNRLNNLVTYRDLSHQINKKRKVWPLRKVMGTFEDEVFNLIPCWLASPETVSAIFPMGDKPIFDLVIFDEASQCFAEKGIPAMYRGQQVVITGDSQQLSPNDLYQARWEEDETEHTEDALALEATSLLELAQGYLQSLQLRAHYRSKTLDLIDFSNHSFYDDKLRLLPDFYDANSNQPAIQYIKVEGTWQKQVNRIESQEVVKQVRKLLAEHPEKSMGVICFNIKQQELIQDDLEAAALEHNFLIPENLFVKNIENVQGDERDIIIFSTAYAPNEQGKLILQFGSLNQAKGENRLNVAVTRSREKIFLITSLMPQQLDVSQTKNEGPKLLKKYLEYAWDVSHKKYIPVLPKLGDHHTDWFLASKLKQWTDQEVDGYVAERELPFADLSIKNMEDQYIGLINTDDDIYYQSESAKEIHAYRPFLLSEKNWKFKNIYSRQYWQQNEQAKEDVNRFIMTDGQRA; translated from the coding sequence ATGCACAAAATTTTACAATCCTATCTTAGGAGATTAACAAATATTACGAGCAATAACCGCTCATTGTATTTACCACGTTTGGTAGCAAAGCAGTTTGTAGATGTGCATAAATTTGACTTTCTCAATAACTTCTCATCTTATAAAATCATTGAGTGGCTCATTGCCGGTGGTGCCCATGACTTGGAAGGAGTAAGCGGGAAAAAATTGCCTTTATGTGCAGTTCTGGATAGTAGGGATGAGCAAAACAATAAAATGAGCCAGCAGCTTAAAAAGCTTTCACGAACTGAAAAATTTATTTTTGAAGAACAAGGGTCTAAGGATCTTTTTATTGGCTGGCCTTTTGTGAAAGGTAAATTTTCTGATGGAACAATTGTACGCTGTCCTCTCATGTTTTTTCCGGTCAATCTGGAACAACATCAGACGAATGAGTATGGCTTGCAGTGGGTGTTGAGCATTAGAGATGAAGTGAATGTATCGCTCAATAAGACTTTTTTGCTGGCTTATGCCTACTATAATCAACTTCCCTTTGACGAAAGTCTGTCAGAAAAAGGTTTTGACGATTTTGACACCGACAGCCGAATATTTCGCACCTCCCTCTACCAGCTTTTTAAAGAAAGTAAGTTCATACTAAATTTTAATCAGGAAATTTTTGTAGATAAGCTTCATCCTTTTCAGGATGTAAGCAAGGATGAACTCAATCAGAGTGAAAAAGAGGGAGAGTTAAAATTGTACCCTGAAGCCGTTCTGGGAATTTTTCCACAGGCAGGATCTTATCTGGTACCGGATTATCTGAAGTTGATTGAAAATCAGTTTCTTCCAGATATTGAAGATTTCTTTGCCAAGCGAGCAAGTACCGAGAAGATTGTATATTCCAGCCTGGAAGGGCTCAGTGTTGAACTCAAAGAGAAACTGAGTAAAGACTATATAGATTACGCCAGCCGTATCAAGGAAGAGCAGATTTTTTGCCCTTTTCCAATGGACGCTTTTCAGGAGAAAGCCATCAGGACAGTGAAAAGAGGAAGTTCTTTGGTGGTACAGGGACCTCCCGGTACAGGTAAATCACAGATGATTACCAATCTGATTGGCGATTATATTGCTCAGGGCAAAAGAGTACTGGTAGTTTGTCAAAAGAAAGCTGCTTTGGATGTGGTATACAGACGTTTGAAAGAGAAAGATGTACATCCATTTATTGCGCTGGTGCATGATTTCAAAAATGACCGTAAAGATATTTATGCCCAACTCAGCAAGCAGATAGAATCACTTTACGATTATCAGCACAAAAATAATAGCCTGGATACCATTTACCTGGAACGAAACTTCTTGCAGTATAGTCGTCGTATTGAGCAAATATGTGATGAACTGGATGAATTCAAGAAAGCGCTGTTTGACGAGAGTGAAGCAGGCATATCCATCAAAGAGCTTTACCTGACCTCTGATATCAATAAGCCCTCAGTAAATATGAGACAGGAATATCGTAATTTCTTTATTCCTGAAATGCATGCTTTTCTTAAGAAGCTAAGAACTTATATTGCCTACTCAAATCAGTTTGAGAAAGAAAATTATCTTCTTTACGATAGAAAACCTTTTATCGAGTACACAGTAGAAGATCTAAAAAAGATCAGGGAAATTGTTCACGATATACCTGTTTTTAAACAGCGGATAGAAAAGGACACACTGAATATTTTAAAAACAGAGGTTGATTTCGTAAGCTGTGAAAACCTGCAACAGCATTCTGAAAATATTAGCAGCTTTACGCAACTTCTGCAGGAAGAAAAATCATACACTTATTTTACCCATATGGTACCTAATATAGACAAAGACGCAGATCCTCTGTGGCTTTCTAATATTGAGCGTATCGTGATGGAATGCTATCAGGGGCATGGCCCTGAAGTGAATTTATCTTCTGACGAACTGGGGAAATGTCAAAGAATCATTGCGCAGGCTGAAGAAGCCCGGAATGGAGTGTTTAGCTGGGTTTGGTGGAAGTATTTTTCTAAAGACAAAGCTTATGTTGAGGATATCCTCAAGCAAAATGAACTAACTACTGATAAAGAAGGCTTTCGGACCATTGCTGAAAAAATTGACGCACGCTTGAACCTGGAGCATAACCTTACCAAGCTTAGGGAAAAGAAATGGATTATGGATATTCCTGAAAAGGAATCTTCTGATCAGTACAATAAGTCAGTAGTAGAGGCATGGTTCAATCATCAGGAGAATGCATTGCATGCCACTTTGATTTTTCGTTCACTGCGTAATTTCAATGAGTATTTTAATATTAAAAATATATCCTATCAGGATCTTATCCTACGTACCGAAGCACTGGTACAAGTACTGAATAAAATTGCTCCCCAGATCAAATACTGGGAAAGCTATTTGTCTCCTGGCCAAGTGAGCAAACTCATTACCCAAGAACATAGTGAAGCCTTTTTGAGGGTATTGGACCGTGATTTTGATGCGCTCTGCGATTTTGATACTCTGAATCATCGTTTAGAACCTTATGAGAAGGCTGTCATCAATCACTTGCTGGAAGAAGCAGAGGACAGGTCTGAAGAAGGAATAATAGCCTTTTTTCAAAATAGTATACGTTTGGCCTGGATTGACCATCTGGAAATGAAGTTTCCACAGCTCAGGATTGTCTCATCACGCCAAATGGCTGATCTGGAAGAAGAGTTACAGCAGTGCATAGAAGAAAAACTGAAAGTCAGCCAGGAAATTCTACATATGAAGTTGAGAGAAAAGACGTATTATGATGTGGAATACAACCGGCTAAATAACCTGGTAACCTATCGTGATCTCAGTCATCAGATAAATAAGAAGAGAAAGGTATGGCCACTTAGAAAAGTAATGGGTACTTTTGAAGATGAAGTCTTCAACCTTATACCCTGTTGGCTTGCTTCTCCGGAGACTGTTTCTGCTATTTTTCCTATGGGTGATAAACCTATCTTTGATCTGGTCATTTTTGATGAGGCCTCTCAGTGTTTTGCAGAAAAAGGGATACCTGCCATGTACAGGGGACAGCAGGTAGTGATTACCGGCGATAGCCAGCAGCTCAGTCCTAATGACTTGTACCAGGCCCGTTGGGAAGAGGATGAAACAGAGCATACGGAAGATGCACTGGCTTTAGAAGCCACTTCACTACTGGAGCTTGCCCAGGGATATTTGCAGAGCCTGCAACTGAGAGCCCATTATAGAAGCAAAACTCTTGATCTAATAGATTTTTCCAACCATAGCTTTTATGATGATAAACTACGCCTATTACCCGATTTTTATGATGCCAACAGCAATCAACCGGCCATACAATATATCAAAGTAGAGGGGACCTGGCAAAAACAGGTAAACCGGATTGAAAGTCAGGAAGTTGTTAAACAGGTGAGAAAGCTTTTGGCAGAGCATCCTGAAAAGTCCATGGGAGTCATATGCTTTAATATCAAACAGCAGGAACTGATACAGGACGATCTGGAAGCTGCTGCATTGGAACATAATTTTCTAATACCTGAAAATTTGTTTGTAAAGAATATTGAAAATGTACAGGGTGACGAACGTGATATCATCATTTTTTCTACAGCTTATGCACCTAATGAGCAGGGTAAGCTCATCTTGCAGTTTGGCAGCCTGAACCAGGCCAAAGGAGAAAACCGCCTGAACGTGGCAGTGACCCGTTCAAGAGAAAAGATATTTCTGATTACCAGCCTTATGCCACAGCAACTGGATGTCTCTCAGACTAAAAATGAAGGTCCCAAATTGCTAAAAAAATACCTGGAATATGCCTGGGACGTATCCCACAAAAAATATATTCCCGTGCTTCCGAAACTCGGAGACCATCACACCGACTGGTTTTTGGCAAGCAAGCTAAAACAATGGACAGACCAGGAAGTAGATGGCTATGTTGCCGAACGCGAGTTGCCCTTTGCCGACCTGAGTATCAAAAATATGGAGGATCAGTATATCGGTCTTATCAATACGGACGACGATATATATTACCAGAGTGAATCAGCTAAAGAAATCCATGCCTACCGGCCATTTCTGCTGAGCGAAAAAAACTGGAAGTTCAAAAACATTTATAGCAGACAATACTGGCAACAAAACGAGCAGGCCAAAGAAGATGTAAACCGTTTTATCATGACAGATGGACAGAGGGCTTAA
- a CDS encoding ComEA family DNA-binding protein → MIKKLSFFIRDYFAFSRTETRGLFLLLSSVCIAIYLTIYFEKTAFESYQVSETDAVILDSLMSQLASSDHLNSNHKEGLIIERSLFLFDPNQASLEEFLQLGLDEKIANRIINYRSKGGKFFKADDLLKIYGFPQPLYDELRPYIHLPKKTTKNITREKTTTAFVEKEKTLPKNIEKESVSFDINEADSIQLSSLKGIGPVLSSRIVKYRDQLGGFHNKAQWKEIYKISDIALESLAEYAYINDEFKPKPIKINEVDFKTLLKHPYIEYELAKAIMNHRRIYGNFSSPQQLQEVYQMKEELLVKLLPYIVI, encoded by the coding sequence ATGATCAAAAAACTTTCATTTTTCATCAGGGATTATTTTGCTTTTTCCAGGACCGAAACCAGAGGGCTTTTTTTACTATTATCTTCGGTATGCATTGCTATTTATCTCACTATTTATTTTGAGAAAACAGCTTTTGAATCTTATCAGGTAAGTGAAACTGATGCAGTAATTTTAGACTCACTGATGAGTCAGCTTGCTTCTTCAGATCATCTTAACTCTAATCACAAGGAAGGACTTATAATAGAAAGATCTTTATTTCTTTTTGATCCTAATCAAGCTTCTTTAGAAGAATTTTTGCAATTGGGCTTAGATGAAAAAATTGCTAACCGTATCATCAACTATAGAAGTAAAGGAGGGAAATTTTTTAAAGCTGATGATTTGTTAAAAATTTATGGTTTCCCCCAGCCCCTGTACGATGAGCTTAGGCCTTACATTCATCTTCCCAAGAAAACTACAAAAAACATAACTAGAGAAAAAACAACGACAGCTTTTGTAGAAAAAGAAAAAACATTACCAAAAAATATTGAAAAGGAAAGTGTCAGTTTTGATATTAATGAAGCCGATTCTATTCAGCTTAGCAGCTTAAAAGGGATCGGTCCTGTGCTCTCCTCCAGAATCGTTAAATACAGAGACCAGCTAGGGGGATTTCATAATAAGGCCCAATGGAAAGAAATCTACAAAATTAGCGATATAGCATTAGAATCTTTGGCAGAATATGCTTATATCAATGATGAATTTAAGCCAAAACCCATAAAAATTAATGAAGTAGATTTCAAAACCTTGCTGAAGCATCCTTATATTGAGTATGAATTAGCTAAAGCGATTATGAATCATCGCAGGATTTATGGTAACTTTTCTTCACCTCAACAATTGCAAGAGGTGTACCAAATGAAAGAAGAATTACTTGTAAAACTTTTACCCTATATAGTTATTTAG
- a CDS encoding sensor histidine kinase, with amino-acid sequence MKTRFKTTLLLLLPFLTIICLFSGFIYFSISDYSHDDFFNLLRIRAITAAKAELDLTSESVIKESQDDFFERLPHERDHFFPILPEKTFEQEAEFLNVPLTFLDEVLRDGDAEYTNKNYFYKGIKYDSAQGEYIVIASAENYFELHHATYLKRILFFAIIASLIFSLIISFYFSKYVFRPITKITERVKQISSEHLNLRLDLESNNDEVNELSRTFNNMLDRIETSFETQNNFISNASHELRTPLTAIIGEADVTLSKIRSPLEYIETIKIVLDEAEKLDQKTKALLFLAQTGFNGKNQKFEEVRIDQLLWDVKETIEKINSKNKIHADTSLLPDNPAKLKVRGNDQLLHLALTNIINNACKYSDYRVVDVSIGASDDNVFIVVRDKGIGIPEEELKYIYHPFFRASNTKNYEGYGIGMPLTQNIIRMHKGEIIVSSLLNSGTTVEIKLPIGKF; translated from the coding sequence ATGAAAACCCGTTTCAAAACCACTTTGCTGTTGCTGTTACCTTTCCTAACCATTATCTGTTTATTTAGCGGTTTCATCTATTTTTCTATCTCTGATTATTCACATGATGATTTTTTTAATCTGTTAAGGATTCGGGCAATCACAGCTGCCAAAGCCGAACTGGATTTAACTTCTGAGTCAGTGATTAAAGAAAGTCAAGATGATTTTTTTGAAAGATTGCCTCACGAACGGGATCATTTTTTTCCTATCCTCCCGGAGAAGACTTTTGAGCAGGAAGCAGAATTTCTTAATGTACCTTTGACATTTTTGGATGAGGTACTCAGAGATGGGGATGCTGAATATACAAACAAAAACTACTTCTATAAAGGGATTAAGTATGACAGTGCCCAGGGTGAATATATTGTAATTGCTTCTGCTGAAAACTACTTTGAACTACATCATGCCACCTATCTCAAGAGAATACTTTTTTTTGCGATTATCGCTTCCCTTATATTTTCATTAATCATCTCTTTTTATTTTTCCAAATATGTATTTAGGCCCATCACCAAGATCACCGAGAGAGTGAAGCAGATTAGCTCAGAACATTTGAATTTGCGGCTTGATCTAGAAAGTAACAACGATGAGGTGAACGAACTTTCCCGTACATTCAACAACATGCTGGATCGGATTGAAACTTCTTTTGAAACACAGAACAATTTTATCAGCAACGCTTCTCATGAACTGAGAACACCTCTTACAGCAATCATCGGAGAAGCAGATGTAACCTTATCCAAGATCAGGTCACCCCTGGAATACATAGAGACTATAAAAATTGTGTTGGATGAAGCTGAAAAACTGGATCAGAAAACCAAAGCCCTTTTGTTTTTGGCCCAGACAGGTTTTAATGGTAAAAATCAGAAATTTGAAGAGGTAAGGATTGACCAGTTACTTTGGGATGTGAAGGAAACCATTGAAAAAATCAATTCCAAAAATAAAATACATGCAGACACTTCCCTGCTGCCGGATAATCCGGCGAAATTGAAAGTGAGAGGCAATGATCAACTGCTACACCTGGCATTGACTAATATTATCAACAACGCTTGCAAATACTCTGACTATCGCGTGGTGGATGTATCCATAGGCGCCTCAGACGATAATGTGTTTATCGTAGTTAGAGATAAGGGAATAGGGATTCCCGAAGAAGAGTTAAAATATATTTACCATCCCTTTTTTAGGGCTTCTAATACCAAAAACTATGAAGGTTATGGAATCGGAATGCCCCTGACTCAAAATATTATCCGTATGCATAAAGGAGAGATCATTGTGTCTTCCCTACTCAATAGTGGTACTACCGTGGAGATCAAACTCCCCATAGGTAAATTCTGA
- a CDS encoding response regulator transcription factor has protein sequence MKKILLIEDEAHVVSFIKKGLSEEGFEVSVIFDGKTGLQLLEHNTFDLIILDIMLPGMNGLEVCKKIRENDSSVPILFLTALGTAENIVLGLETGADDYLVKPFKFIELVARIKTLLRRSENNNSLAEDPQEDYIFKIADVVLNDYSKTVARGGREISLTTTEYRLLHYFMQKKNKVLSRSDILEEVWGVDFDLGTNVVDVYVNYLRKKIDNSHQNKLLHTVIGMGYVLKEN, from the coding sequence ATGAAAAAGATTTTACTGATTGAAGATGAAGCACATGTGGTATCCTTCATCAAGAAAGGACTTTCAGAAGAAGGATTTGAAGTAAGTGTGATCTTTGATGGAAAGACAGGCTTGCAATTGCTTGAGCACAACACTTTTGACCTGATCATCCTGGACATTATGCTGCCTGGTATGAACGGTCTGGAAGTATGTAAGAAGATCAGGGAAAACGACTCATCGGTCCCTATTTTATTTCTTACTGCTCTGGGTACGGCCGAAAATATAGTATTGGGTCTGGAAACCGGAGCAGACGATTACCTGGTGAAGCCTTTTAAGTTTATAGAACTGGTAGCCCGCATCAAGACATTGCTAAGAAGATCTGAAAACAATAACAGTTTAGCAGAAGACCCGCAGGAAGATTATATTTTCAAAATTGCAGATGTGGTATTGAATGATTATTCCAAAACTGTGGCCAGGGGTGGACGAGAGATTTCCTTGACTACTACTGAATATCGGCTGCTGCATTATTTTATGCAGAAAAAGAACAAAGTGCTTTCACGCAGTGATATACTGGAGGAAGTCTGGGGTGTAGATTTTGATTTGGGTACCAATGTAGTGGATGTGTATGTCAATTACCTGCGGAAAAAGATTGATAATTCTCATCAAAACAAATTATTGCATACCGTCATCGGTATGGGCTATGTACTCAAAGAAAACTAA
- a CDS encoding trypsin-like peptidase domain-containing protein, whose amino-acid sequence MKNVIIVVFVGFFSGISGAFTYHQLFFPEKTINQPIEFPIEPKKKASDVKMAFNTLNDASEAPVSANLIGEDFAEASSKSTPSVVYVKTISESEYNGSSWMELFFEGRTNQQVSSGSGVIYTQDGFIITNNHVIDNATLIEVIHNKRTYSAEVVGTDPSTDLAVLKITGENMPAISLGNSRNLRVGEWVLAVGNPFNLNSTVTAGIVSAKGREINILQSKFPIESFIQTDAAINPGNSGGALVDRNGDLVGINTAILSRTGSYAGYGFAVPVDIVRKVVDDIIEYGEVQKAFFGADVVDVNGEIAEQLNTNELNGVVLSYLQRNGAAEKAGLQKGDIILKIENEPVHSRSDFEELISYRSPGDNINVVYKRKNKLNSVNLELTNREGTVSLTTRAIYASEKLGAEMESISKVEADIMDIEGGVKINKVKNGLIRRLGIEEGFVVTAINKYPVNTPQECEEILTKIRGRVRIEGVNKKGVRGYYSFHF is encoded by the coding sequence ATGAAGAACGTCATTATTGTTGTCTTCGTTGGCTTTTTTTCAGGAATTAGTGGAGCATTCACTTATCATCAGCTTTTTTTTCCAGAAAAAACCATCAATCAACCCATAGAATTTCCAATAGAACCTAAAAAGAAAGCTTCCGATGTAAAAATGGCATTCAATACGCTAAATGACGCGTCAGAAGCGCCTGTTTCTGCAAATCTTATCGGAGAAGATTTTGCAGAGGCATCTTCTAAAAGTACACCCAGCGTAGTGTATGTTAAAACCATTTCTGAAAGCGAATACAACGGAAGCAGCTGGATGGAATTGTTCTTTGAAGGCCGTACCAATCAGCAGGTAAGCAGTGGGTCAGGAGTGATTTATACCCAAGATGGATTTATCATCACCAATAACCATGTGATTGACAATGCTACCCTGATTGAGGTCATCCACAACAAAAGAACCTACAGTGCAGAAGTGGTGGGAACAGACCCTTCTACGGATTTGGCAGTACTGAAAATTACGGGAGAAAACATGCCAGCCATCAGTCTGGGTAATTCGCGTAACCTTCGGGTAGGCGAATGGGTGTTGGCGGTAGGCAATCCATTTAACTTGAACTCCACTGTTACTGCCGGGATTGTGAGTGCAAAGGGAAGAGAGATTAATATTCTGCAAAGTAAATTTCCGATTGAATCTTTTATTCAGACGGATGCCGCTATTAATCCGGGTAATAGTGGAGGCGCTTTGGTAGATCGGAATGGAGATTTGGTGGGTATCAATACAGCGATTCTTTCCAGAACCGGATCATATGCGGGATATGGTTTTGCTGTTCCGGTAGATATTGTCAGAAAAGTGGTAGATGACATCATTGAATATGGCGAAGTACAGAAAGCTTTCTTTGGCGCTGATGTAGTGGATGTCAATGGAGAAATTGCTGAGCAACTCAATACCAATGAATTGAATGGAGTAGTACTTAGCTATTTGCAACGTAATGGAGCAGCTGAAAAAGCTGGTTTACAAAAAGGAGACATAATCCTGAAAATAGAGAATGAGCCAGTCCATTCAAGAAGTGATTTTGAAGAACTGATTTCATACAGAAGTCCTGGGGATAATATCAATGTAGTGTACAAGCGAAAAAACAAGTTAAACAGTGTGAACCTGGAACTTACCAATCGCGAAGGTACAGTAAGTCTGACAACCAGGGCTATTTATGCCTCTGAAAAACTAGGTGCAGAAATGGAAAGTATTTCCAAAGTTGAAGCTGACATCATGGATATTGAAGGAGGAGTAAAGATCAATAAAGTAAAAAATGGACTCATCAGACGACTTGGAATAGAAGAGGGCTTTGTAGTAACAGCCATCAATAAATATCCGGTCAATACACCTCAGGAGTGTGAAGAAATACTGACTAAGATACGCGGAAGAGTTAGAATTGAAGGTGTTAATAAGAAAGGTGTACGAGGATACTACTCATTTCACTTCTGA